A genomic window from Anthocerotibacter panamensis C109 includes:
- a CDS encoding ABC exporter membrane fusion protein — MATTTPQQKPSSGQSIARRVLASTLVAGSIALTLWQFEKPQNPPPAPVLSVVSAVTALGRLEPHGEIVHLSAPTLALESARIARLLVKEGDRVKTGQVIAALDREGRLQATWRQAQQQVHIAQTRLAQVRAGAKRGDLAAQEATIARLEAELRIAQSEYKRYQYLLEKGAISASQLDDKRLIVETTQGQLNQARSTLTSLAEVRPTDVRAAEAEVASAAATVAKAQKDLQTAYVRALQNGQILKIHTRAGEVVGDQAIVDMGQTDQMDVVAEVYEDDLTRVQTGQRATITSLNQAFTPPLRGTIYQIIPVIGKKDILNTDPAADVDARVAEVKIRLDKADRQRVAGLTNLKVQVAIVP, encoded by the coding sequence ATGGCGACTACTACACCTCAACAAAAGCCTTCATCCGGTCAATCTATCGCGCGGCGTGTCCTTGCATCGACCCTCGTCGCCGGGAGTATAGCACTTACCCTCTGGCAGTTCGAAAAACCCCAAAATCCTCCTCCCGCGCCCGTCTTATCCGTGGTTTCTGCTGTGACCGCCTTGGGTCGCCTGGAGCCCCATGGAGAGATTGTTCATCTATCAGCCCCTACCCTGGCGCTCGAATCAGCCCGGATTGCGCGGTTGCTCGTCAAGGAGGGAGACCGGGTAAAAACCGGACAGGTAATTGCTGCTTTGGACCGCGAGGGCCGCCTTCAGGCGACTTGGCGGCAAGCCCAACAACAAGTTCACATCGCCCAGACCCGTCTTGCCCAGGTACGAGCGGGTGCCAAGCGCGGGGACTTAGCAGCCCAGGAAGCGACCATCGCCCGTCTGGAAGCCGAACTGCGCATTGCCCAATCCGAGTACAAGCGCTACCAATATCTGCTGGAGAAAGGGGCCATCTCAGCCTCACAGCTAGACGACAAGCGCCTGATCGTCGAGACCACACAAGGACAGCTCAATCAGGCGCGATCGACCTTGACCAGCCTTGCTGAAGTCCGACCGACCGATGTCCGAGCCGCCGAAGCGGAAGTCGCCAGTGCTGCCGCTACGGTCGCCAAAGCCCAAAAAGACCTCCAGACCGCCTATGTACGGGCCTTACAGAACGGTCAGATCCTCAAAATCCACACCCGAGCCGGAGAGGTCGTCGGCGATCAAGCGATTGTCGATATGGGCCAAACCGATCAGATGGATGTGGTTGCTGAGGTCTACGAAGATGACCTCACCCGCGTACAGACGGGCCAACGCGCCACTATCACCAGCCTCAATCAAGCCTTTACCCCACCCTTGCGGGGGACAATTTATCAAATCATCCCGGTCATCGGCAAAAAGGATATCCTCAACACCGACCCGGCTGCGGATGTCGATGCGCGGGTAGCCGAGGTAAAGATTCGCCTGGATAAGGCGGATCGGCAGCGCGTGGCAGGATTGACCAATCTCAAAGTCCAGGTAGCCATCGTCCCCTAA
- a CDS encoding TetR/AcrR family transcriptional regulator — MLIPLQIRHQGSRLKTNQTVFFMSKGEQTRARVVEQAAELFNQQGYAGSSLTDIMQATGLRKGGIYNHFVSKEQLALEAFDHAVQSCSEQIMKGLEDEPNSVDQLRRMVTNFAQFSTKAPPIAGGCPLMNTAIESDDRGGPLLEHARAAMQQWHQAIHQLVLRGIAQGEIAPDADETLVATLLISSLEGALMLSKLYADGTYMQTMADHLHAYLEDQVRRR; from the coding sequence ATGCTGATTCCCTTGCAGATCCGGCATCAGGGCAGTAGACTAAAAACAAACCAAACGGTCTTTTTTATGTCCAAAGGCGAACAAACCCGCGCACGGGTAGTCGAGCAAGCCGCTGAATTGTTCAATCAGCAGGGCTATGCAGGGTCGTCTCTCACCGACATCATGCAGGCGACGGGCTTGCGTAAGGGCGGTATCTACAATCATTTTGTCAGCAAGGAGCAACTGGCCCTCGAAGCCTTTGACCATGCTGTACAGAGCTGCTCGGAGCAGATCATGAAAGGGCTGGAGGATGAGCCCAACAGTGTCGATCAACTACGACGGATGGTCACGAACTTCGCTCAATTTTCGACTAAAGCGCCTCCGATCGCGGGAGGCTGCCCCCTGATGAATACCGCCATCGAAAGTGACGATAGGGGAGGCCCCCTGCTTGAGCATGCCCGTGCAGCCATGCAGCAGTGGCATCAGGCCATTCATCAGCTTGTCCTGCGGGGGATTGCTCAGGGAGAAATTGCACCTGACGCGGATGAGACACTGGTGGCGACCTTGCTGATCTCTAGTCTGGAGGGTGCTCTGATGCTGAGCAAACTGTACGCAGATGGCACCTACATGCAAACAATGGCTGACCACCTCCACGCTTACCTGGAAGATCAGGTCCGCAGGCGCTAA